aatttaaaatcataaaaACTTATTAAACCAATGAATGATACCCTATATGGTAAGCATTTTTATTTGCATTGTAAGAGAAGTTTAGACaaagataataatataatataatattaaacaaatttGCTAATAAgtgaaactcaaaaaaaaattttgataagtgAAACTCAAATGTTAATTAGGTCTAGTTAGTTTACTTTTGGAATGTAAACCTTTGTTTTCTtgcaaataaaatgaataagtACGATATCTTAATAATTGATTAATTGCATAATCGACCAGGTCTCAGATCTCTGATGGTGTATTTATTTGCCATCatctttttcctttaattttttagcttattaattaattttcttatataaaatttttttaagtctcAAATTTTTAAGGATATACTGTAACCAACTTTAGTAAATAAACAATCTACAATCAGCAAAAACAGTTGCATCTAAACTCACACTAAACCTAAATCATTCCCATTTTATTAcctgttaaaaaattaaaaataaataaataaataaaactcatctCATATTATCAAGGGCGCAAACATGACATCATATGTTACAAATAATGCATATTACCATATTAGTATCACAATCCGAGAAGATATCAATACCAACCATTCatatttaaaatgttataaattcAAACAAACATGATTGTTAAGAAGATAAGAAAAACAGAAATTAGGGTGAGGAAATCAACTATATATAGGACTTCAATTCCACTTGTAATTTGTCTAGGTAAGAATAGTACTGcaactttattaaaataaagagaGATTTAATATTTTCTAAGCCATAGCGGACTCAATTATgatttgaattttcctttattcAAAGTAACAAACGTGTCTACGTGCTGGTCATAGCTAAGTTTTTAAAGACTAATACAAATGGACAACCCAaccaaacagagagagaaaatggaagATCCCTACTGGTTTAGCTATGCTCTGATAattattttctccatttttctcaAGCTCTTcataaaaaacaagaaatcagCAACAACAATCAAGAAGAACCTACCTCCAAGCCCACCATCTCTCCCTTTTATTGGTCACCTTCATCTTTTCAAACAACCAATCCAGCGATCTCTACAAACTCTTTCACAAAACTACGGCAACATCTTACTCCTCCGATGTGGTTCACGTACAGTCCTCTTAGTCTCTTCCCCTTCAGCCGCCGAAGACTGTTTCACCACAAACGACGTCGTCTTCGCCAACCGGCCGCGCTTGCTTTCTAGCGATCACTTCAACTACAACTACTCCACAGTTGCTGTAGCTCCCTATGGTGATCTTTGGCGCAACCTTCGCCGTATCATGACGCTTGAGATACTCTCTTCCTCTCGTATCAACGCGTTTTCGAGTGTTAGACAAGAAGAGGTCAAGTTACTACGTGAAAAACTCATCCAAAGTTGTGAGAAAGGCACGAGAAAGATTGATTTGAAGTCTAAGTTTGTGGAGCATTCTTTTAATGTCATGACAATGATGATAGCTGGGAAGAGGTATTTTGGAGAAGACgtggaagatgaagaagaagctaAGAGAATTCGTGGTGTTATTAGGGAATCAGTGGATTTGTGTGGAGCAACAAATATGGGagattttttaccatttttgcaGTGGATGGACTTGCTGGGTGTGGAGAAGAAGATGGTGGGGTTGATGAAAAAGATGGATAGGTTTTTGCAGGAACTGGTTGATGAAAATCGTGGAGCTGGAAGCGAGGCAGAGGTGAAGAAATTGATGATACATAACTTGTTGAAGTTGAGAGAAACAGAGCCAGAGTTTTACACGGACGAAATCATCAAGGGAATTATTATGGTAATTTACAAATCCTATTCTTCTTTAGTTTTTGAagaattttattgaaacaaatgaTTGGTCATATACCGCCCTGTAACACTGGCTTTGGTTCAAATGATCTCTCtgaaaaaatcacaaattaatACCTTGCTTACTCAAACAGAGCATGATATCTACATTCTTTTGAAATGTCCACACCTTACAGTAAGTTTGTATGGTTAATGTGTATTAGGTAGTGTAATGCTCTTGTTTGTTACGTAGTAAAGTGAAATCAATTGCATTTATTGCCACTCTTGTTTGTTATGTGTTAAAGTGGAATCAATTGTATTCATTGTCACCTCGTTTTGTAACACTATAGTGGCTAAACTTGTTAATAGTTttggcatttttatttttgaaaatactaCAAATTTCTTTGGAGAAGGAAAAATACTACCAAATGatgtattataatataaatcatATAAACTGACGCGttacaaacaataaaaaagcGATTCAAAAGTAGTTCATTATATTTTTGGTGTGATATTAATTGTATGAAATGTCACCTTAGTGAAAACAATATTGATAGcaattttagtatttaaaaaaaaatatatatatatatatatatatatggattttatttattatgttgctGATATGCATACTAATTATCTCTCCTACTACCTCAAATTGTAAGCTTTTGCGTAGCAAAATTGGTAGCAGTTACTAACTGGGGTCTTCAGGAATTCAACCCAATTTGTAAATTTGTATATCCAGATAGGACCTGAGCATACCTTTCTTACCCAGCTTACTTTTTACAGGTGTTGCTAGTAGCAGGGATTGATACTTCATCAACTACCTTAGAATGGGCTATGTCACTATTACTCAACCATCCAACTGCAATGGAAAGGGTCAGAGCTGAGATAGATGCTAATGTGGGAGAAGGCCGCCTTTTGGATGAACAAGACTTGCCAAAGCTACATTATCTACAAAATGTAATTAGTGAGACACTCCGATTGTACCCACCTGTTCCTCTTCTTGTGCCACATGAAGCATCTAAAGATTGTGTAGTAGGCAATTATGATGTGCCTCAAGGAGCAATGTTACTGGTCAATGCTTGGGCCATTCATAGAGACCCTAAGGTTTCGGTGAACCCAACAAAGTTTATGCCAGAGAGGTTTGAAGGGAGGGGTGGTGAGGGGTATAGGCTGATTCCATTTGGTGCTGGAAGGAGAGGATGTCCTGGAGTTGCATTAGCTAACCGGGTGATTGGATTGACATTGGGGACTTTGATTCAATCATTTGAGTGGGAAAGAATTGGTGAAGAGGAGGTTGACATGACTGAATATTTAGGTATCACCATGCCCAAGGTCAAGCCTTTGGAGGCAATGTGCAAAGTATGGGAACAAATGCCTGAGCATTCTCCAGTGGATACCATCATCTAAAAGCCCCACAACTAAATCAATTGGACTCGTGAAATCCTGTGATTAAGAAtatccacaaaaaaaataaaaataaataaataaaaaattgtgatcACAACTTAGATATAGTTGATTgtatgtggtggtggtggagaaaAAGTTACGTGTCTATATAAAAGTGACAAGTAATCACTCATACTTAGTTATTACAAAAATTGTGACACAAAAGTTGTggttctaaaaaaattttcatacgAAATTCTCTCAATGCAAATACATCTTATCTACGTAAGTCCATTAATCTAAGACTGACACACTAGTTTTTTAGACAAAAACTGAATTCCTTCTTGCTAATAGTATTTGTATATCAAGAATTGCGGTCAATATTTTCGTAGTACATGTAATTGCAAAATCATATTTTGGGGGCTATGTAGAAGTTAGTCCATAAAGGAACCTAACTAGGTCGGTGGGTTTTAGGTTCTCAAGACTTAAGAGCAGGCTAGAGTTTTTgatctatttaatttattgtgCTTATAATAGCCTATCAGTCTTATGAATGCACTATGAGCGCGTTCAAAGAATTGGGACTAAGGACTCATTTAGATTGAGGGGAAAGGAGATGGAGTGGAAGTAAAGTAaaattggctaaaaataataataattttgggcAAATTCTACTACCATCCCTCCCCTCAATTCAAATGGATCATTAagattttcatttctttcttacTTTAGAGGGACAAGGTCCTACTAACAATTTCAAAAACCTAAATCTAATAAGTACTGTCTACCAATCCTTTCCCGTTATGTACTCCAAATTTCCCCCTACATAACTTTTGttttcacttaatttttttttttagttcttctAACCCCAGGGACTAGCTTAATCAATGTTCTTATACGCAACCTGGGATGTGTGAATCATTCAATTCAGTGTTTGCTTATAGTGACTCATTATCTATTTGCCACCTACAATCCATCTACTACAAGGTATGGAGTTTCCAAACTTAaaatcttttgtttctttttaatttctttttaattctgaACACGTGTGGAGGTCTGAAACAACTGgctattactttttctttttttcttttttttaaattctttccTGTGACATCTACGTATACAATGAATTCTTCTATAAGTGATGGACCAGACTAACAATAATGTGCTGCCAGAAGCCTGAGCATGATAGTAACTAGTAAGGAACGTTCTGGTGGAAATGGGCCCGAAGCCCATTCAACCACACAACTATTAACTACACTTGTACTGTCATTAATGGGATGGGGGAAAAGAAGAACGAATGCCATCCACATTTTATTAGTAatttgcattattttaaatcttAAAGTAGGTTTTCTTCATGTTGTTTTCGTTGGGTTAAAAATGCCATCCACATCTTCAATTTTCCCTAGAAAAATCACtgcacatttttctttttaaatttttttttacctattttaattttgatgacCTTAAATTCTTACATTATGTTTGGAACGAttcaagaaaagagaagagtaAAGACAAAGGTAtttaaatatactaaaaaaaaatactaatgtaTACTTATGACTCTTAaaatttgtgattgtttttataaattcatatttagAGATGGTttaaaaataacttatttaactgaaactaaaatttttttactgaaagtactgtaaataaaactaaaaagtaactaaaatagttcaataaaactataaaacttATGAAgagtatcaaaaagtacaatgagacccataaatagtaaaaaaaatatactaaaaagtaaaaaaaaactgactttttaaGCAAATACCAAATACAcacttaaaatattataaattcaaacaaacatgattattaagaagaaaagaaaaacaaataatggTGAGAAAGTCAAACACATGACTTCTCTTTCCGCTTGTAATTTGTTTAAGATGAAACTCAACTTGTTgca
This DNA window, taken from Quercus robur chromosome 2, dhQueRobu3.1, whole genome shotgun sequence, encodes the following:
- the LOC126709726 gene encoding cytochrome P450 81Q32-like; amino-acid sequence: MDNPTKQREKMEDPYWFSYALIIIFSIFLKLFIKNKKSATTIKKNLPPSPPSLPFIGHLHLFKQPIQRSLQTLSQNYGNILLLRCGSRTVLLVSSPSAAEDCFTTNDVVFANRPRLLSSDHFNYNYSTVAVAPYGDLWRNLRRIMTLEILSSSRINAFSSVRQEEVKLLREKLIQSCEKGTRKIDLKSKFVEHSFNVMTMMIAGKRYFGEDVEDEEEAKRIRGVIRESVDLCGATNMGDFLPFLQWMDLLGVEKKMVGLMKKMDRFLQELVDENRGAGSEAEVKKLMIHNLLKLRETEPEFYTDEIIKGIIMVLLVAGIDTSSTTLEWAMSLLLNHPTAMERVRAEIDANVGEGRLLDEQDLPKLHYLQNVISETLRLYPPVPLLVPHEASKDCVVGNYDVPQGAMLLVNAWAIHRDPKVWVNPTEFMPERFEGWKSDEGFRLIPFGAGRRGCPGAALANRVIGLTLGTLIQSFEWERIGEEEVDMTEYLGLTMPKVKPLEAMCKVRELMPQHSPVDAII